A part of Sebastes umbrosus isolate fSebUmb1 chromosome 21, fSebUmb1.pri, whole genome shotgun sequence genomic DNA contains:
- the LOC119480910 gene encoding zinc transporter ZIP12-like isoform X1 has product MHFRSTLLLLLCLLELEVRGQERGYLQEALGALDLPLGTNDEPQLQKNHTGVLISKLLGAVHCAERTGTSQDVCGKCLTPDVALSVLEHDGKAYLTEEDYQRISTVLLYYIINLQDLCVSNAASLSSSSSSSSPSSFGNYQFYLLALTNIHPAEDNRFLSSRETESILQLINQHYEPSDQDASSDLQCIDAARLLEDVNVQEDPGAGVSSVPKLAAAIISHILQGRCFRQRNLPSPAFFTDYIFQSLNRTSDLQIIDLEELLHQLGVGREAATHSHNRKRRSSQKGAGPPPDGCNHETGELSRDWAQVCFSANQLVDIFALNPHLTISKEHFRQMCPAIIQQLLGNACESAEQKRRGSLPTALEKYGYSTAAVLLITVGSMLGICLIFFNSCQETYALILQLFVGLAVGTLSGDALLHLIPQILGLHDNAHSHDGEHFTEGKEYLWRILGIIAGIYGFFLIERIVSFFVPHGHGHSDFPLELNCNGQSQRGKSISTIQLGPVDDLECTEVSPEHVDMRSSSHQRQGVPLLAVMVIVGDSLHNFADGLVVGAAFSSSPETGMATTVAILCHEIPHEMGDFAVLLSSGLSVKTAVLMNFLSALTAFMGLYIGLFVSSEMEVQQWIFAVTAGIFLYLSLVEMLPEMSRVKTDRPCLMFLLQNLGLLMGWACLLLLALFEHELKF; this is encoded by the exons ATGCACTTCAGGAGCACTTTGCTGCTGCTTCTCTGTCTGCTGGAGCTGGAGGTGAGAGGGCAGGAGCGGGGGTACCTGCAGGAGGCTCTCGGGGCCTTGGATCTGCCCCTGGGTACCAACGACGAGCCACAGCTCCAAAAGAACCACACCGGCGTCCTGATCTCTAAGCTCCTCGGGGCAGTGCACTGTGCAGAGCGGACCGGCACCTCTCAGGATGTCTGTGGCAAG TGCCTGACACCAGATGTAGCTCTCTCTGTGCTAGAGCATGATGGGAAGGCTTACCTCACTGAGGAGGACTACCAGCGGATCTCCACCGTTCTGCTGTACTACATAATCAACTTGCAAGACCTGTGTGTGTCAAATGCCGcctccctttcttcctcctcctcatcctcatccccCTCCTCATTTGGGAACTATCAGTTCTACCTTTTGGCACTCACTAATATACACCCGGCTGAGGACAACCGCTTCCTGTCGTCCAGAGAAACAGAAAGTATCCTGCAGCTCATCAACCAGCACTACGAGCCCTCCGATCAGGACGCCTCATCTGATTTGCAA TGTATCGATGCCGCTCGCCTCCTTGAGGATGTTAACGTACAAGAAGATCCAGGGGCTGGTGTCTCGTCTGTGCCCAAACTGGCTGCGGCCATCATCAGCCACATCCTGCAGGGCCGCTGCTTCAGACAGAGGAACCTCCCGTCTCCTGCTTTCTTCACCGACTACATCTTCCAATCCCTAAATCGCACAAGTGACCTGCAGATAATAG ATTTAGAGGAGTTGCTCCATCAGCTGGGAGTAGGACGGGAAGCAGCGACGCACTCTCACAACAGGAAGAGGCGGAGTTCACAGAAAGGGGCCGGGCCTCCGCCGGATGGTTGCAACCATGAAACTGGTGAACTGAGCAGAGACTGGGCACAG GTGTGTTTTTCAGCCAATCAGCTAGTGGATATTTTTGCTCTGAATCCTCATTTGACAATTTCCAAGGAGCACTTCAGACAAATGTGCCCAGCCATCATTCAGCAGTTGCTAGGCAATGCCTGCGAGTCTGCAGAGCAAAAACGAAGAGGATCTCTGCCCACTGCTCTCGAGA AGTACGGCTACAGCACGGCCGCCGTCCTGCTCATCACGGTGGGCTCCATGCTCGGTATCTGCCTCATCTTCTTCAACTCCTGCCAGGAAACCTACGCGCTCATCCTGCAGCTGTTTGTGGGTCTGGCAGTGGGAACCCTCTCAGGAGACGCTCTCCTGCACCTCATACCACAG ATCCTTGGCCTCCATGATAACGCACACAGTCACGATGGCGAACACTTTACAGAAGGGAAGGAGTATCTGTGGAGGATTTTGGGCATAATTGCAGGGATCTACGGCTTTTTCCTCATTGAAAGAATCGTCTCCTTTTTTGTTCCCCATGGCCAT GGTCATAGTGACTTTCCCTTAGAGCTCAACTGCAACGGCCAGTCACAGAGGGGCAAGTCCATCTCCACCATACAGCTG GGGCCAGTGGATGACCTGGAGTGTACAGAAGTATCTCCTGAACATGTAGACATGAGGAGCTCTTCACATCAGA GACAAGGGGTTCCTCTGCTGGCTGTGATGGTAATCGTGGGAGACAGCCTTCATAACTTCGCCGACGGCCTGGTTGTCGGGGCGGCCTTCTCCTCTTCACCCGAGACTGGCATGGCGACCACCGTGGCCATCCTGTGCCACGAGATCCCGCACGAGATGG GGGACTTTGCAGTGTTGTTGAGCTCCGGGCTCTCAGTGAAGACTGCTGTGCTAATGAACTTTCTCAGCGCTCTGACGGCCTTCATGGGCCTCTACATCGGACTGTTTGTTTCCTCGGAGATGGAAGTGCAGCAGTGGATATTCGCTGTTACTGCTGGGATATTCCTCTATTTGTCACTGGTAGAAATG CTTCCAGAGATGAGTCGGGTGAAGACGGACCGACCATGCCTCATGTTTCTCCTGCAGAACCTCGGCCTGCTGATGGGTTGGGCCTGTCTCCTGCTCCTCGCTCTCTTTGAACATGAACTCAAATTCTAA
- the LOC119480910 gene encoding zinc transporter ZIP12-like isoform X2: protein MPASLQSKNEEDLCPLLSRSTATARPPSCSSRWAPCSVSASSSSTPARKPTRSSCSCLWVWQWEPSQETLSCTSYHRYRTQRATAAPSVTILGLHDNAHSHDGEHFTEGKEYLWRILGIIAGIYGFFLIERIVSFFVPHGHGHSDFPLELNCNGQSQRGKSISTIQLGPVDDLECTEVSPEHVDMRSSSHQRQGVPLLAVMVIVGDSLHNFADGLVVGAAFSSSPETGMATTVAILCHEIPHEMGDFAVLLSSGLSVKTAVLMNFLSALTAFMGLYIGLFVSSEMEVQQWIFAVTAGIFLYLSLVEMLPEMSRVKTDRPCLMFLLQNLGLLMGWACLLLLALFEHELKF from the exons ATGCCTGCGAGTCTGCAGAGCAAAAACGAAGAGGATCTCTGCCCACTGCTCTCGAGA AGTACGGCTACAGCACGGCCGCCGTCCTGCTCATCACGGTGGGCTCCATGCTCGGTATCTGCCTCATCTTCTTCAACTCCTGCCAGGAAACCTACGCGCTCATCCTGCAGCTGTTTGTGGGTCTGGCAGTGGGAACCCTCTCAGGAGACGCTCTCCTGCACCTCATACCACAGGTATAGGACACAAAGAGCCACTGCGGCACCCTCTGTAACT ATCCTTGGCCTCCATGATAACGCACACAGTCACGATGGCGAACACTTTACAGAAGGGAAGGAGTATCTGTGGAGGATTTTGGGCATAATTGCAGGGATCTACGGCTTTTTCCTCATTGAAAGAATCGTCTCCTTTTTTGTTCCCCATGGCCAT GGTCATAGTGACTTTCCCTTAGAGCTCAACTGCAACGGCCAGTCACAGAGGGGCAAGTCCATCTCCACCATACAGCTG GGGCCAGTGGATGACCTGGAGTGTACAGAAGTATCTCCTGAACATGTAGACATGAGGAGCTCTTCACATCAGA GACAAGGGGTTCCTCTGCTGGCTGTGATGGTAATCGTGGGAGACAGCCTTCATAACTTCGCCGACGGCCTGGTTGTCGGGGCGGCCTTCTCCTCTTCACCCGAGACTGGCATGGCGACCACCGTGGCCATCCTGTGCCACGAGATCCCGCACGAGATGG GGGACTTTGCAGTGTTGTTGAGCTCCGGGCTCTCAGTGAAGACTGCTGTGCTAATGAACTTTCTCAGCGCTCTGACGGCCTTCATGGGCCTCTACATCGGACTGTTTGTTTCCTCGGAGATGGAAGTGCAGCAGTGGATATTCGCTGTTACTGCTGGGATATTCCTCTATTTGTCACTGGTAGAAATG CTTCCAGAGATGAGTCGGGTGAAGACGGACCGACCATGCCTCATGTTTCTCCTGCAGAACCTCGGCCTGCTGATGGGTTGGGCCTGTCTCCTGCTCCTCGCTCTCTTTGAACATGAACTCAAATTCTAA
- the LOC119480910 gene encoding zinc transporter ZIP12-like isoform X3, with the protein MPASLQSKNEEDLCPLLSRSTATARPPSCSSRWAPCSVSASSSSTPARKPTRSSCSCLWVWQWEPSQETLSCTSYHSHDGEHFTEGKEYLWRILGIIAGIYGFFLIERIVSFFVPHGHGHSDFPLELNCNGQSQRGKSISTIQLGPVDDLECTEVSPEHVDMRSSSHQRQGVPLLAVMVIVGDSLHNFADGLVVGAAFSSSPETGMATTVAILCHEIPHEMGDFAVLLSSGLSVKTAVLMNFLSALTAFMGLYIGLFVSSEMEVQQWIFAVTAGIFLYLSLVEMLPEMSRVKTDRPCLMFLLQNLGLLMGWACLLLLALFEHELKF; encoded by the exons ATGCCTGCGAGTCTGCAGAGCAAAAACGAAGAGGATCTCTGCCCACTGCTCTCGAGA AGTACGGCTACAGCACGGCCGCCGTCCTGCTCATCACGGTGGGCTCCATGCTCGGTATCTGCCTCATCTTCTTCAACTCCTGCCAGGAAACCTACGCGCTCATCCTGCAGCTGTTTGTGGGTCTGGCAGTGGGAACCCTCTCAGGAGACGCTCTCCTGCACCTCATACCACAG TCACGATGGCGAACACTTTACAGAAGGGAAGGAGTATCTGTGGAGGATTTTGGGCATAATTGCAGGGATCTACGGCTTTTTCCTCATTGAAAGAATCGTCTCCTTTTTTGTTCCCCATGGCCAT GGTCATAGTGACTTTCCCTTAGAGCTCAACTGCAACGGCCAGTCACAGAGGGGCAAGTCCATCTCCACCATACAGCTG GGGCCAGTGGATGACCTGGAGTGTACAGAAGTATCTCCTGAACATGTAGACATGAGGAGCTCTTCACATCAGA GACAAGGGGTTCCTCTGCTGGCTGTGATGGTAATCGTGGGAGACAGCCTTCATAACTTCGCCGACGGCCTGGTTGTCGGGGCGGCCTTCTCCTCTTCACCCGAGACTGGCATGGCGACCACCGTGGCCATCCTGTGCCACGAGATCCCGCACGAGATGG GGGACTTTGCAGTGTTGTTGAGCTCCGGGCTCTCAGTGAAGACTGCTGTGCTAATGAACTTTCTCAGCGCTCTGACGGCCTTCATGGGCCTCTACATCGGACTGTTTGTTTCCTCGGAGATGGAAGTGCAGCAGTGGATATTCGCTGTTACTGCTGGGATATTCCTCTATTTGTCACTGGTAGAAATG CTTCCAGAGATGAGTCGGGTGAAGACGGACCGACCATGCCTCATGTTTCTCCTGCAGAACCTCGGCCTGCTGATGGGTTGGGCCTGTCTCCTGCTCCTCGCTCTCTTTGAACATGAACTCAAATTCTAA